A genome region from Candidatus Zixiibacteriota bacterium includes the following:
- a CDS encoding T9SS type A sorting domain-containing protein, which yields MRRVFLFTVVIFMFYVNAFAESERYEIDLSREIHQLSPSEWREYCLNSKQWSYNLNQEGLPAYCFSFECPAQKHPQLIKINVVEAVEMSSTSLDQIKYIDRITSSEAEISLSDLPGLNGAKLAGFEYDLVHRFTSDISYYDLLIVPFVNNRFVVKFELEIEFVDSAHYVADFERISSPVKTVTNSLEGGKPIQSKGYFKSGMSGGFSNYTEYIIITNSEMAQEFKRLALFKRSLGYTCKVKLVEDIEAEQAGIDLQEKIRNYLKTAYNAGADWLLIGGDETIVPVRGLYAANTNQPVPYDYVHASDLYYADLSGEWDVDGDGVWGEPSHDNPDLQPELLVGRMPVRDSQEARIVIDKSIAYESGAVIEGDFIEKALIASSDQMRDWNLGQGQESLIADYFPDNIYVDLNSMAEAPSGIDASPSGPYATEYIELYSGGWNFALVLAHGACEGFVTKSSGYNNWPKTFVWGGEVVNPNYGYLEDLSNYGQPGIFYSVACSQGGFDLDNSPRNSGRCVAETMLILENRGACAFIGNTRYGWVSSSYKLGQDFIDYIYNSDNRLGPANLYSKLNYSHYRDLNYGLNLFGDPSLAVWTEAPQSLAVDRPDNISSGNNSFNVSVNSNGQPVGGAMVTVVSDDENYFLDYTDASGKAVVAFNSSYDSSVVLTVSKPGCIPFADTLETSIVLDADDDADVLPDGFTLYQNYPNPANPTTTISFDLPAPDHVRLSVYNLLGQTVYKSDLGMRESGRHEIELDLSEYSSGVYFYRVMTSTAIRSKKLMLLK from the coding sequence ATGAGAAGGGTTTTTCTTTTTACAGTTGTTATATTCATGTTTTACGTCAACGCGTTCGCGGAAAGTGAACGCTACGAGATCGACTTGAGCCGGGAAATTCACCAGCTGTCACCATCAGAATGGAGAGAGTACTGTCTCAATTCGAAGCAGTGGAGTTACAATCTCAATCAGGAAGGTCTGCCAGCTTATTGCTTCAGCTTTGAATGTCCGGCCCAAAAGCATCCGCAACTTATAAAAATCAATGTGGTAGAAGCGGTTGAGATGTCTTCCACAAGCCTGGACCAGATCAAGTACATTGACCGGATTACCAGTTCTGAAGCGGAAATCAGCCTGTCTGATCTACCGGGTTTAAACGGTGCGAAACTGGCAGGATTCGAGTATGACCTGGTTCATAGATTCACAAGCGACATAAGCTATTACGATCTGCTAATCGTGCCGTTTGTAAACAACCGCTTTGTTGTAAAATTTGAACTTGAAATAGAATTTGTTGACAGCGCCCACTATGTCGCTGATTTCGAGCGGATTTCGTCCCCCGTAAAAACTGTAACAAACAGCTTAGAGGGCGGAAAACCGATCCAGAGCAAAGGATATTTCAAGTCCGGAATGTCCGGTGGATTCAGCAACTATACAGAATATATCATTATCACTAACTCGGAAATGGCGCAAGAATTTAAACGGCTCGCACTGTTCAAAAGGTCGCTTGGTTACACCTGCAAAGTCAAACTGGTCGAGGATATCGAAGCCGAACAGGCGGGAATCGATCTGCAGGAGAAAATTCGCAACTATCTCAAGACTGCCTACAATGCCGGTGCTGACTGGTTGTTGATCGGCGGCGACGAGACGATCGTACCGGTGCGCGGATTGTACGCCGCCAATACGAACCAGCCGGTTCCCTATGACTATGTGCATGCCTCCGACTTGTACTATGCCGACCTGAGCGGTGAATGGGATGTCGATGGTGACGGTGTCTGGGGCGAACCCTCCCATGACAATCCCGATCTCCAGCCGGAACTGCTGGTGGGCCGGATGCCGGTGCGTGACAGCCAGGAAGCCAGAATCGTGATCGACAAATCCATCGCCTATGAATCCGGGGCTGTGATCGAGGGTGATTTCATAGAGAAGGCCTTGATCGCTTCTTCGGACCAGATGCGCGACTGGAATCTGGGACAGGGCCAGGAGAGCTTGATTGCGGATTATTTCCCGGATAATATATATGTAGATCTGAATTCAATGGCAGAAGCTCCCTCGGGTATCGATGCCAGCCCGAGCGGTCCGTATGCCACCGAATATATCGAGCTTTATTCCGGGGGTTGGAATTTCGCGCTGGTACTGGCTCATGGCGCGTGTGAAGGGTTCGTGACAAAATCCTCCGGCTACAACAACTGGCCCAAGACTTTCGTCTGGGGCGGTGAAGTCGTCAATCCCAACTACGGATACCTGGAGGACCTGTCAAATTATGGCCAGCCCGGAATATTCTACTCGGTAGCCTGCTCGCAGGGCGGGTTCGATCTCGACAACTCACCGCGCAATTCCGGACGATGCGTGGCTGAAACGATGCTGATTCTGGAAAACCGCGGTGCCTGTGCTTTTATCGGAAACACACGCTACGGGTGGGTATCCAGTTCATATAAACTGGGACAGGATTTTATAGATTACATCTATAACAGCGATAACCGCCTGGGCCCTGCCAACCTCTATTCAAAACTGAACTATTCACATTATCGCGATCTCAACTACGGCCTCAACCTGTTCGGCGATCCGTCACTGGCCGTCTGGACAGAAGCCCCTCAAAGCCTGGCTGTCGATCGACCAGACAATATAAGTTCGGGAAACAACAGTTTCAATGTCTCGGTCAATTCCAACGGTCAGCCGGTGGGCGGCGCGATGGTTACGGTTGTCAGCGACGATGAAAACTATTTTTTGGATTATACCGATGCTTCCGGCAAGGCAGTGGTCGCTTTTAACAGTAGCTATGATTCCAGCGTCGTGTTAACTGTCAGCAAACCGGGCTGTATCCCCTTCGCGGATACATTGGAGACATCGATCGTACTGGATGCCGATGATGATGCCGATGTGCTTCCTGATGGCTTCACTCTGTACCAGAACTACCCAAACCCGGCCAACCCGACCACCACCATCAGCTTCGATCTGCCCGCTCCTGATCATGTCAGGCTGTCGGTTTACAACCTGCTGGGCCAGACTGTTTATAAGAGTGACCTGGGTATGCGGGAAAGCGGCCGTCATGAAATCGAACTCGACCTGTCTGAATATTCCAGCGGTGTCTATTTCTATCGCGTCATGACCTCAACCGCGATCCGGTCGAAAAAGCTTATGCTCTTGAAGTAA
- a CDS encoding T9SS type A sorting domain-containing protein, with translation MRKIIFFLISVMTLLCSVGQVLAFEWKTYTSSKYIHALIAGNEVVLASTEGGLLVVDPETGAYSKFTNTEGLGDNRLLSSAFAGEWYYFGSKGGYLTRFDYNNTEFRQYPFFDRDGDPLELNYLFADSMVLWISSNVGLSLFDIERHDGEIRETYRRFGAIVQGTGVNCAVVINDTIWVATSEGMAYAEKSDPNLLDYTHWTSITTEDQIDGLIRDDFSFLIPQDQNLWAVADSLVYQIIRNSNGIEIGQTLSFNCEVSAVGKSQDSLYFGCVDGGLYSYYDDSTATLTGASVSGAITAILVDPEMGLIVGIEDAGMFAQFGQAWNGYDISGPAENLVVDAVEDFAGRLVFAHKDGKLSFLDNSVWTTVNIPSSNILDLEVDDVGNIWVGTFGQGAFKVDSNFAVTQYDESNSTLIGNSDPGGLDYIVIQDMHLDTEGVFWFACYRGHVRRPVSLYSRVTDEWYFYSYQDFNQEAKIISIYSDGDKLWAGFEDDGIFVLEYDDDPFSPTMLPIEHLVYSNSLLPSENVRVITADRNDTLWIGTDVGVAFFDTGIDRFIRAILPVGIGPQVNDIVFDSRNNMWVATPSGLALSEASSNEFTSFTTATSDIVSDNINALLFDSERRLWICTENGISRLSYDIGAVTDDVSEVFAYPNPFVLTSSGGRVFFNYEGQVEVEIYSLDGRRIETVMSNSGWDGTNSDGEMVASGMYLFYIRDEEGNSHTGKVAVVRKL, from the coding sequence ATGCGTAAAATTATATTCTTTCTCATTTCTGTAATGACACTCTTATGCTCGGTCGGGCAGGTACTGGCCTTTGAGTGGAAGACATACACCAGCAGCAAATATATTCATGCTTTGATCGCCGGCAACGAAGTAGTGCTGGCCTCGACTGAAGGCGGTTTGCTGGTAGTCGATCCGGAAACCGGTGCATATTCGAAATTTACCAATACCGAGGGTCTGGGTGACAATCGCCTGCTCTCCTCGGCTTTCGCCGGCGAATGGTATTATTTCGGTAGTAAAGGGGGCTACCTTACCCGCTTCGATTATAACAATACGGAGTTTCGTCAGTACCCCTTCTTTGACCGCGACGGTGATCCGCTCGAGCTGAACTACCTGTTCGCTGACAGTATGGTCTTATGGATTTCCTCCAATGTCGGCCTGTCTTTGTTCGATATCGAGCGCCATGACGGCGAAATCCGCGAGACCTATCGACGCTTCGGTGCGATTGTCCAGGGCACCGGGGTGAACTGCGCGGTGGTCATAAACGATACGATCTGGGTGGCGACCTCAGAGGGGATGGCATATGCTGAAAAATCCGATCCCAACCTGCTCGATTACACGCATTGGACAAGCATTACAACCGAAGATCAAATCGACGGGTTGATTCGTGATGATTTCTCGTTTTTAATCCCGCAGGATCAAAACCTCTGGGCGGTGGCGGACAGCCTGGTGTACCAGATCATCAGGAATTCAAACGGCATCGAAATCGGGCAGACACTCAGCTTTAACTGCGAGGTCAGTGCTGTGGGTAAGTCACAGGACAGCCTCTACTTTGGATGTGTCGATGGCGGGTTGTATTCCTATTACGACGATAGCACGGCCACGCTCACCGGAGCGTCAGTAAGCGGCGCTATAACCGCAATCCTGGTTGACCCGGAGATGGGTTTGATCGTCGGAATTGAGGATGCGGGTATGTTCGCACAATTTGGGCAGGCCTGGAACGGTTATGACATCTCCGGGCCGGCGGAAAACCTCGTGGTGGATGCGGTCGAAGATTTCGCGGGACGGCTGGTTTTTGCTCACAAAGACGGTAAGCTGTCGTTTCTGGATAACAGTGTTTGGACGACGGTGAATATTCCCAGCTCAAACATACTCGACCTTGAAGTCGATGATGTTGGCAATATTTGGGTCGGTACATTTGGCCAGGGTGCATTCAAGGTCGACAGTAATTTCGCTGTAACTCAATACGATGAATCCAACAGCACTCTGATCGGCAATTCCGATCCGGGCGGTCTGGATTACATCGTGATCCAGGATATGCATCTCGACACCGAGGGTGTGTTCTGGTTCGCCTGTTACCGCGGTCATGTTCGCAGGCCGGTTTCGCTTTATTCCCGTGTTACAGATGAATGGTATTTTTACAGCTACCAGGATTTTAACCAGGAAGCCAAGATCATTTCGATCTATTCCGATGGTGATAAGCTCTGGGCCGGGTTCGAGGATGATGGTATCTTCGTCCTCGAGTACGACGATGACCCGTTTTCTCCCACCATGTTGCCGATCGAACACCTGGTCTACTCAAATTCCCTGTTGCCCTCGGAAAATGTGCGCGTGATTACCGCCGACCGCAACGATACACTCTGGATCGGTACCGATGTCGGCGTGGCCTTTTTCGATACCGGCATCGACCGCTTCATCCGAGCGATACTGCCGGTCGGGATAGGACCGCAGGTCAACGATATAGTCTTCGACAGCAGGAACAATATGTGGGTGGCGACTCCCTCCGGGCTGGCTTTGAGTGAGGCTTCCTCGAATGAATTCACATCCTTTACGACAGCCACAAGTGATATCGTGAGCGATAATATTAACGCCCTGCTGTTCGATTCAGAGCGCCGTCTGTGGATCTGCACAGAGAACGGAATTTCGCGCTTGAGCTACGATATCGGGGCTGTCACCGATGATGTCAGCGAAGTTTTCGCCTACCCGAATCCATTTGTTTTGACCTCCTCCGGGGGACGCGTATTTTTTAATTATGAAGGGCAGGTTGAGGTCGAGATCTATAGTCTCGACGGACGCAGGATCGAGACGGTTATGTCCAATTCCGGATGGGATGGCACCAACAGCGACGGCGAGATGGTTGCCAGCGGAATGTATTTGTTTTATATTCGAGATGAGGAAGGAAACAGTCATACCGGGAAAGTGGCTGTTGTCAGAAAACTATGA
- a CDS encoding glycosyltransferase: protein MLSGKTTWPRSRRSSSVLPEKPKKVLLIAYYFPPMGLGGVQRALAIARYLSGIGWQVMVLTSDFNDYPILDRSLADKLPADVEVISVADPVSMGKQVKDENSYVLSRKNNFLRRFMRVPDSRLFWANNVYGKCLKKVRAFAPDWIISTSPPPSVHLLARRLKLELKSGWLADFRDPWAGDNQPELTFLHGLLNRTMEAKTMKDADLVTAVTAEHSLDLKRRYQAYADKIHHIPNGYDPIDFRDIAECLPDEFVIAHGGTLVNYDYAGLFIDALVRLADESEEFKKRFRFHQIGSLTEPIHKLLKSDVSSTIDVEFSGYLSHRKTLRELGGASALVVFSGVAEGVELNMPGKLYEALYFDKPLLAMFRQSSPAMGVITGLAEVYHLDPEDKEQIRSQVKTLFEKHISGNLRIESRRDQISQYSRKAQTERMADLMGRLR, encoded by the coding sequence ATGCTGTCTGGGAAAACAACATGGCCACGGTCGAGGAGGAGTTCGAGCGTCTTGCCGGAAAAACCTAAGAAGGTTCTGCTGATAGCTTACTATTTCCCACCCATGGGTTTGGGGGGAGTCCAGCGTGCCCTTGCAATAGCACGTTACCTGTCAGGAATAGGCTGGCAGGTGATGGTCCTGACTTCCGATTTTAATGATTACCCGATTCTGGATCGAAGCCTGGCTGATAAGCTTCCCGCTGATGTCGAAGTGATTTCGGTAGCCGATCCGGTCAGTATGGGAAAGCAGGTCAAGGATGAAAACAGCTATGTCCTGTCTCGTAAAAACAATTTTTTGCGACGCTTCATGCGAGTACCTGACAGCCGTTTGTTCTGGGCCAACAATGTATATGGCAAATGCCTGAAAAAAGTACGAGCTTTCGCTCCGGACTGGATAATTTCAACATCGCCTCCTCCGTCGGTGCATCTATTGGCCCGCAGGCTCAAACTTGAACTGAAGTCCGGCTGGCTGGCCGACTTTCGCGATCCCTGGGCCGGGGACAACCAGCCTGAACTGACATTTCTGCACGGCCTGCTGAACCGCACTATGGAAGCGAAAACTATGAAGGATGCTGACCTGGTTACCGCGGTCACCGCAGAACACAGCCTTGACCTGAAGCGGAGATATCAGGCCTATGCCGACAAGATTCACCATATTCCCAACGGCTACGATCCCATTGATTTCCGCGATATCGCAGAATGCCTGCCCGATGAATTCGTGATCGCTCATGGAGGCACCCTGGTCAATTATGATTATGCCGGATTGTTTATTGATGCCCTGGTGCGTCTTGCTGATGAATCCGAAGAATTCAAAAAACGCTTTCGCTTTCATCAGATCGGTTCACTGACCGAGCCGATTCATAAACTACTCAAATCTGATGTTTCTTCGACAATAGATGTCGAGTTCTCAGGCTACCTGAGCCATCGAAAGACACTGCGTGAACTTGGCGGAGCGTCGGCTTTAGTGGTCTTCAGCGGGGTAGCTGAAGGTGTGGAATTGAATATGCCGGGTAAGCTCTATGAAGCATTGTATTTCGATAAACCGCTTTTGGCGATGTTCAGGCAGTCTTCTCCCGCTATGGGTGTTATCACCGGTTTGGCGGAGGTGTATCATCTCGATCCCGAAGATAAGGAGCAGATCCGCAGTCAGGTAAAAACGCTGTTCGAGAAGCACATCTCCGGCAATCTCAGGATCGAGTCTCGCCGCGATCAGATCAGTCAATACAGTCGTAAGGCACAAACCGAGCGTATGGCTGATCTTATGGGGCGCCTGAGATGA
- a CDS encoding glycosyltransferase, with product MKISVVIPVFNGMGVLEDCLDALLDYTGRHELQIIAIDDFSTDGSRHYLRDQNGIISLFNDRNYGYAHTVNSGLKHAGGEAVLFLNQDTVIEGEAIDILADKLFSDPEYGIVAPKLLNPDSSRQLSIRSFPNHLDIISHHLGLHLLFPANRIINKWKMPWFDYDSEAEVMQPMFSAVLIRREVVNHVGLLDERFPLFFNDVDYCRRVLAADYKIIYIPSATVIHQHGQATSQNAMRSVYLQHKAFIDYLTGYYKGIRYLIPNLFCSIILVFSAHLRALYRGVKRVFTSRA from the coding sequence ATGAAGATTTCGGTCGTGATTCCGGTCTTCAACGGGATGGGGGTACTCGAGGACTGCCTTGACGCACTACTTGATTATACCGGCCGGCACGAGCTTCAGATCATCGCCATCGATGATTTTTCAACCGATGGCAGTCGCCATTATCTGCGCGATCAAAACGGTATAATCTCGCTGTTTAATGATCGCAATTATGGTTACGCTCATACGGTTAACTCCGGTTTGAAGCATGCCGGGGGAGAAGCCGTGCTGTTTTTGAATCAGGATACTGTCATTGAAGGTGAGGCGATCGACATACTGGCGGACAAATTGTTTTCCGATCCGGAGTATGGGATAGTTGCTCCAAAACTGCTGAATCCGGACAGCAGTCGCCAGCTCTCGATTCGATCATTCCCGAACCATCTCGACATCATCAGCCACCACCTCGGATTGCATCTCTTATTTCCCGCAAATCGAATCATCAATAAATGGAAGATGCCCTGGTTCGACTATGATAGTGAGGCGGAAGTTATGCAACCTATGTTCTCGGCGGTTTTGATACGCCGCGAGGTTGTAAATCATGTGGGTTTATTGGATGAGCGCTTTCCGCTGTTTTTCAATGATGTCGACTACTGCCGCAGGGTCCTTGCCGCCGATTACAAGATCATCTACATACCATCGGCAACGGTAATCCATCAGCATGGTCAGGCAACTTCGCAGAATGCCATGCGTTCGGTCTACTTACAGCACAAGGCGTTTATTGATTATCTTACCGGGTACTATAAGGGGATAAGGTACCTGATCCCCAATTTATTCTGTTCAATAATATTGGTTTTTTCGGCCCATCTGCGTGCGCTTTACCGGGGAGTCAAAAGGGTTTTTACTTCAAGAGCATAA
- a CDS encoding GNAT family N-acetyltransferase — MIDFYPVRLNRLDRDAWDNLIDKRGNVFQLSKWLELWEKSFPFQAFVYLAVDGDKIVGGIPFCQRMKFRFKEAYSMPRGCYGGAVVEDNGDIELRQKLESEFTYWCMREKFTRVNIVQFSPELNTNLHAYDVNPKYTHVLNLKYSSDEQLARLRRSHKRNIPDEDSHSFEFSDVSSLDDVEDYFDLIQATATRQGRKPHYRIEFFRALFDIFYGSPKLFWPKVTFHGRTISSGIFFVHRKSTFCWYAVSNQTAFEQNANFFLFWESIKIMKQKGVETLNFGSGPQNKKGLNRFKTGWGTDRVNYFEYNYQRPLSRLAGKVRRMF; from the coding sequence ATGATCGATTTCTACCCGGTCCGGCTGAATCGCCTGGACCGAGACGCCTGGGATAATTTAATTGACAAGCGCGGTAATGTATTTCAGCTCAGCAAGTGGCTCGAGTTGTGGGAGAAGTCTTTTCCGTTTCAGGCTTTTGTCTACCTGGCCGTAGACGGTGATAAAATCGTGGGCGGTATCCCGTTTTGTCAGCGGATGAAATTCCGTTTCAAAGAAGCGTACTCGATGCCGCGCGGGTGCTATGGGGGCGCGGTTGTCGAAGATAACGGAGATATCGAATTGCGCCAGAAACTCGAAAGCGAGTTCACCTATTGGTGTATGCGCGAAAAATTCACCCGCGTCAACATAGTCCAGTTCTCTCCTGAATTGAACACTAACCTGCATGCCTACGATGTCAATCCCAAATACACTCATGTACTCAACCTGAAGTATTCCTCCGATGAACAGCTTGCGCGCCTGAGAAGATCGCATAAACGCAATATTCCCGATGAGGACAGCCATAGCTTTGAATTTTCGGATGTCAGTTCGCTCGATGATGTCGAGGATTATTTCGACCTGATACAGGCCACCGCCACCCGCCAGGGCCGTAAGCCTCATTATCGGATCGAATTCTTCCGTGCGTTGTTTGATATTTTCTATGGCAGTCCCAAGCTGTTCTGGCCAAAAGTGACATTTCATGGCAGGACGATTTCATCGGGAATTTTTTTCGTGCATCGAAAATCAACATTTTGCTGGTATGCTGTTTCCAACCAGACCGCCTTTGAGCAAAACGCGAATTTTTTCCTGTTCTGGGAATCAATAAAAATAATGAAACAGAAGGGTGTTGAAACTTTGAACTTCGGTTCCGGCCCGCAGAATAAAAAAGGGCTGAATCGCTTCAAGACCGGCTGGGGAACAGACCGAGTAAATTATTTTGAATACAACTACCAGAGACCGCTTTCGCGGCTGGCCGGCAAGGTCAGGAGAATGTTCTGA
- the lnt gene encoding apolipoprotein N-acyltransferase yields the protein MNSAPSRDNSFKRTVKSIVRFFPSLVLDPGRRLVTLSAVLFCLAYPPLPFGFVAYFALVPLIMAVAGKGFKTGFGRGYLFGFMQSAVLLYWVGYGILSYVSSANLEGSPGIKFFLTWIATPGAPVALALIQALFMALMCGLYGWLSARGKYWIATFPILWTSVEYVRTMSEFAFPWVELAYTQSKLLPMIQTASWWGDLGVGFFIAVINLLVYMAWVSRKKARTRAVLYGSGAGIILLFFLIHGLLSGYTADGSKVNVSLIQHNLTLEEKFSGNSLSLSRDRLTHMTMEAGQKADLVIFPETAVREILLGGQTRMHWAHLARTLKTNILIGTFDRERRGERNCDFNSAVQVDQNGNYEYVHHKLRLVPFSEKIPYIQHFPFLWDFHFGQSDFCMGDSITIFRMRKGDYAVMICFEVGFAELNRRAVDKGADFLVTITNDTWWGRSAGPYQHAYILPFRSVENRRWFARSANSGFSFFCDPYGRIHDRSELFEQTSVRGVIHTNEEMTFFTKHGMWLPKIIIILAGILILSRFTLGVVKRADA from the coding sequence ATGAATAGCGCCCCCTCGCGTGACAATAGCTTTAAGAGAACAGTCAAATCAATCGTTCGCTTTTTCCCATCCCTCGTGCTTGACCCGGGCAGGCGCCTGGTTACCCTGTCAGCGGTTCTGTTTTGCCTGGCTTATCCACCCCTGCCGTTTGGTTTTGTGGCCTATTTCGCGTTGGTGCCCCTGATCATGGCGGTTGCGGGTAAGGGCTTCAAAACCGGATTCGGGCGGGGATACCTGTTCGGTTTTATGCAATCAGCGGTGCTTCTGTACTGGGTTGGTTACGGAATACTTTCCTATGTCAGCTCGGCCAATCTGGAGGGAAGCCCGGGAATCAAGTTTTTCCTGACCTGGATTGCCACCCCCGGAGCGCCGGTTGCGCTGGCATTGATACAGGCATTGTTTATGGCGCTTATGTGTGGCCTGTATGGCTGGCTGTCGGCAAGAGGCAAATACTGGATCGCCACTTTTCCGATCTTGTGGACATCGGTTGAATATGTTCGCACAATGTCCGAATTCGCTTTTCCGTGGGTGGAACTGGCTTACACTCAATCGAAGCTGTTGCCGATGATTCAGACAGCTTCCTGGTGGGGTGACCTGGGGGTCGGATTTTTTATCGCTGTCATCAACCTGCTTGTCTACATGGCCTGGGTCAGTCGAAAAAAGGCCCGCACGCGCGCGGTCCTGTATGGCTCGGGGGCGGGAATTATCCTGCTGTTTTTTTTGATCCATGGCCTGTTATCCGGTTATACGGCAGACGGCTCAAAAGTGAATGTCAGCCTGATTCAGCACAACCTGACTCTCGAGGAAAAATTCAGTGGAAACAGCCTGTCACTGTCGCGCGACCGCCTGACGCACATGACCATGGAAGCCGGGCAGAAAGCAGATCTGGTGATCTTCCCTGAAACCGCGGTACGCGAAATCCTTTTGGGGGGACAGACGCGTATGCACTGGGCTCATCTGGCAAGAACATTGAAAACGAATATTTTGATCGGTACTTTCGACCGCGAACGCCGGGGAGAAAGAAACTGTGATTTTAACAGCGCGGTACAGGTCGATCAGAACGGCAATTATGAGTATGTCCATCACAAACTGAGGCTGGTACCGTTTTCGGAAAAGATACCCTACATACAGCATTTTCCGTTTCTGTGGGATTTTCATTTCGGCCAGTCCGATTTTTGTATGGGGGATTCGATCACGATCTTCCGTATGCGCAAGGGCGATTACGCTGTGATGATCTGTTTCGAGGTCGGATTTGCCGAGCTCAACCGCAGGGCGGTGGACAAAGGCGCTGATTTTCTGGTGACGATTACCAATGATACCTGGTGGGGAAGGTCAGCCGGACCATATCAACATGCCTATATACTTCCATTCAGGTCGGTCGAGAACCGCCGCTGGTTCGCCCGTTCGGCCAACTCCGGATTTTCATTCTTCTGTGATCCCTACGGCAGAATTCATGATCGCAGTGAACTGTTTGAACAGACCTCGGTCAGGGGAGTTATACATACAAACGAAGAGATGACATTTTTTACAAAACATGGTATGTGGCTTCCTAAAATTATTATAATACTTGCGGGCATATTGATTTTGAGTCGTTTTACTTTGGGGGTTGTAAAAAGAGCAGATGCGTAA
- a CDS encoding glycosyltransferase has protein sequence MRFLIAGDIRAIHLVRYAEYFRNKGHQVATLSLEKSKDYKADFQIPASRLPQFLKYPLAFKSFKKAIADFKPDLLNCHFIPNYGLLGVMSRFRPLAVNAWGSDVLISADNSWFHRKRVKHVLTNADMIVTDAAMLTEQVSKLSDWKNQVITVPFGIDRDVLENGKQAGFSSDESVVLISTRQLEPLYMVSDLLEAVSILPDKMINKTIVVGGGSQDNDLRQAVAELGLKKVDFTGRVPHKQVFDELHRADIYVSCSRSDSTSVSLLEAMASGLFPVVSDIEGNREWIEHGQNGLLFDVGDIEALARMLRWAAENPSLRARARKYNFDLIEKNAVWENNMATVEEEFERLAGKT, from the coding sequence ATGCGGTTTCTTATCGCCGGCGATATTCGCGCCATCCACCTGGTACGCTACGCTGAATATTTCAGAAACAAGGGCCACCAGGTGGCGACCCTGTCGCTTGAAAAATCAAAAGATTATAAAGCTGATTTCCAGATCCCGGCCTCCAGACTTCCCCAGTTTTTAAAGTACCCGCTGGCTTTTAAGAGCTTCAAGAAAGCAATCGCGGATTTCAAACCCGATCTTTTGAACTGCCATTTTATACCGAACTACGGTCTCTTGGGTGTGATGAGCAGGTTCAGACCGCTGGCTGTCAATGCCTGGGGATCTGATGTTTTGATTTCGGCCGACAACAGCTGGTTTCATCGTAAGCGTGTCAAGCATGTTCTCACCAACGCAGATATGATTGTTACCGATGCCGCGATGCTGACCGAACAGGTAAGTAAGTTATCCGATTGGAAAAATCAGGTCATCACCGTTCCCTTCGGGATCGATAGGGATGTGCTCGAAAATGGAAAGCAGGCCGGGTTCTCTTCTGATGAGTCTGTGGTCCTGATATCGACCCGTCAGCTCGAACCGCTCTACATGGTTTCCGATCTACTGGAGGCGGTATCAATCTTACCGGACAAAATGATTAATAAAACGATTGTGGTTGGAGGTGGCAGTCAGGATAATGATCTGCGCCAGGCAGTCGCAGAACTCGGTCTGAAGAAAGTCGATTTTACCGGGAGAGTGCCACATAAGCAGGTCTTCGATGAACTTCACAGGGCTGACATCTACGTTTCCTGCTCCAGGTCGGATTCTACCTCGGTTTCACTTCTTGAGGCTATGGCTTCCGGGCTGTTTCCGGTGGTAAGCGATATTGAGGGCAACCGTGAATGGATTGAGCATGGGCAGAACGGCCTGCTTTTTGACGTGGGCGATATCGAAGCATTGGCCCGTATGCTCCGCTGGGCGGCCGAGAACCCATCACTGAGAGCGAGAGCCCGTAAGTATAATTTCGACCTGATTGAAAAAAATGCTGTCTGGGAAAACAACATGGCCACGGTCGAGGAGGAGTTCGAGCGTCTTGCCGGAAAAACCTAA